One window of the Salminus brasiliensis chromosome 1, fSalBra1.hap2, whole genome shotgun sequence genome contains the following:
- the LOC140534991 gene encoding gap junction Cx32.2 protein-like, producing MGDWGFLSSLLDKVQSHSTVIGKIWMSVLFIFRILVLGAGVENVWGDERSDMTCNTNTPGCESVCYDWKFPISHVRFWVMQIIFVSTPTLLYLGHAIHVIHRENKLRDMLKANQVAKSPKYTDEKGKVRIKGRLLWSYMAQLFFKIVLELAFIIGQYYLYGFVMVPRFLCNKSPCPLVTECFMSRPTEKTIFIFFMLVVACVSLALNVLEVCYLCCKGLCRRPQRDTMVNYNAAPHYMPPSQFSIGLEAVESRKQNRLNTSMESRWAHMSSSSSPAEAKAEL from the coding sequence ATGGGAGATTGGGGGTTTCTCTCGAGTTTGCTGGACAAGGTGCAGTCCCACTCTACCGTCATTGGCAAGATATGGATGAGCGTCCTCTTCATCTTCAGGATCCTCGTGCTGGGGGCAGGAGTTGAGAACGTGTGGGGAGACGAGCGGTCAGACATGACATGCAACACCAACACGCCTGGTTGCGAGAGCGTGTGCTACGACTGGAAGTTCCCCATCTCCCATGTGCGTTTCTGGGTCATGCAGATCATCTTCGTGTCCACCCCAACTCTGCTGTACCTGGGCCACGCCATCCACGTCATCCACCGAGAGAACAAGCTTAGGGATATGCTGAAGGCAAACCAGGTGGCCAAGTCTCCAAAATACACGGACGAAAAGGGCAAAGTGCGAATCAAGGGACGACTGCTTTGGAGCTACATGGCTCAGCTGTTTTTTAAAATCGTCCTGGAACTGGCTTTCATCATTGGACAGTATTATCTCTATGGTTTTGTGATGGTCCCCAGATTCCTCTGCAACAAATCACCTTGTCCGTTAGTGACAGAGTGCTTCATGTCCAGGCCCACAGAGAAGACCATCTTCATTTTCTTCATGCTGGTGGTCGCGTGCGTGTCTCTGGCCTTGAACGTGCTGGAAGTGTGCTATTTGTGTTGCAAGGGGCTGTGCAGACGACCCCAACGTGACACAATGGTGAACTACAATGCAGCACCTCACTACATGCCACCTTCTCAGTTTTCAATAGGCCTGGAAGCTGTGGAGAGTCGCAAGCAGAACCGTTTGAACACAAGCATGGAGAGCAGATGGGCCCAcatgagcagcagcagcagccctgcTGAAGCAAAGGCTGAACTGTGA